In Erigeron canadensis isolate Cc75 chromosome 7, C_canadensis_v1, whole genome shotgun sequence, one DNA window encodes the following:
- the LOC122607362 gene encoding TBCC domain-containing protein 1, whose product MTEPPPPQQPESPQPPPPEPPLYIHTRREPFEHGLIPLQKLIFTDPTLTLTSLRDKLLQHPCCHPKHHSINSSVFAESLQISQEHARLVFEIISSVHHHDLDLVVNDNNEANDGDNCANVNVNVYDLVVFLYIQSYKRLLPKSGHRDSAAVADVWPSTSAFDGFLSALTPLQLARSNVRRAMPSQADEEAHQLSYIQKHLGNILSLLADHVEGQGEGEDSLVLTMESLEHLSFLMYFGEKGSNRIPLSQNAPFFANSDPDMPAAPVPASQVHDWIEQNISSTLEHISERAAVKENGSSNASDQDAMMADAYANTPKASAGSKSSSYIEGISKQSYVKQPSELKSSFVKIINCHESVIYLLAPMKYVTVYGCSDATIVLGAVGKAVRIEHCERVHVISAAKRICIANCRECVYYLGVNQQPLIVGDNHKLQVAPYNTFYPQLEEHMKEVGIVASVNRWDEPIALGLVDPHDSISHPAGVSDCQTESATHLEPDQFTNFMIPNWFEGEDGPGSTQKNPFLLPDVYLSSQQKNDKNLVDVKQILKESQLEDYRKRELTTALHVYFKDWLYASGSVRQLYCLQGEQ is encoded by the exons ATGACcgaaccaccaccaccacaacaacCGGAATccccacaaccaccaccacccgaACCACCACTCTACATCCACACCCGCCGTGAGCCATTCGAACACGGCTTAATCCCTTTACAAAAACTAATCTTTACTGACCCGACACTAACCTTAACTTCACTTCGCGACAAACTTCTTCAACACCCATGTTGTCATCCAAAACATCATAGTATTAATTCATCTGTTTTTGCAGAATCTTTACAGATCTCTCAAGAACATGCCCGTCTTGTGTTTGAAATAATCTCGTCCGTTCATCACCATGATTTAGATCTTGTAGTTAATGATAATAATGAGGCTAATGATGGAGATAATTGTGctaatgttaatgttaatgttTATGATCTTGttgtgtttttatatatacaatcttATAAAAGATTGTTGCCGAAAAGTGGACATAGAGATTCAGCTGCTGTTGCGGATGTTTGGCCGTCTACGTCTGCGTTCGACGGGTTTTTATCTGCGCTTACGCCATTGCAG CTTGCTCGCAGCAATGTCCGCAGGGCTATGCCATCTCAAGCTGACGAAGAAGCTCACCAGTTATCCTATATACAGAAGCATCTGGGTAACATTTTATCTCTTTTGGCCGATCATGTAGAAGGCCAAGGTGAAGGCGAAGATTCACTG GTTCTGACAATGGAATCTCTTGAGCATCTTTCATTCCTTATGTATTTTGGTGAAAAAGGATCAAATAGAATTCCATTGAGCCAGAATGCTCCATTTTTTGCTAACTCAGATCCTGACATGCCGGCTGCTCCAGTTCCTGCATCGCAGGTTCATGATTGGATTGAACAGAATATTTCTTCTACCTTGGAACATATCTCTGAAAGAGCTGCTGTAAAAGAGAACGGATCCTCTAATGCTTCTGATCAGGATGCTATGATGGCCGATGCTTATGCAAATACGCCCAAGGCCTCTGCTGGTTCCAAGAGTTCCAGTTATATAGAGGGAATATCTAAACAATCATACGTAAAACAACCATCTGAACTGAAAAGCTCATTTGTAAAG ATTATTAATTGCCATGAATCTGTGATTTATCTCTTGGCTCCTATGAAATATGTCACGGTATATGGATGCTCCGATGCAACTATAGTGCTTGGTGCTGTGGGGAAG GCTGTAAGGATTGAGCATTGTGAGAGAGTTCATGTGATTTCTGCAGCAAAGCGTATATGTATTGCCAATTGTCGTGAATGTGTATATTATTTGGGTGTTAATCAGCAACCTCTTATTGTTGGTGATAACCATAAGCTGCAG GTGGCACCGTATAATACATTTTATCCACAGTTAGAGGAACACATGAAAGAAGTTGGTATCGTTGCTAGTGTTAATAGATGGGATGAGCCTATAGCACTTGGTCTAGTTGATCCACACGATTCTATATCGCATCCTGCTGGTGTATCTGATTGTCAAACCGAGTCTGCTACTCACTTAGAACCTGATCAGTTTACCAATTTTATG ATTCCCAATTGGTTTGAAGGTGAAGACGGACCTGGATCTACACAAAAAAATCCATTTCTACTTCCTGACGTATACTTGTCATCTCAGCAGAAGAAT GACAAGAACTTGGTGGATGTTAAACAGATATTAAAAGAATCGCAACTGGAAGACTACAGAAAACGTGAATTAACAACTGCACTTCATGTTTACTTTAAAGACTGGTTATATG CCTCCGGGAGCGTTAGGCAACTGTACTGCTTACAGGGAGAACAGTAA